TTCGCCGCCATGATGAGATCGACGACCTCCTTCGACTTCGAGGAATCCGAAATCCAGATCGCTCCGGTGCCGCTCGAGGTGACGATCCCGACCGCGGCCTTGTCCGCGGCCCTGTCGACGGTTTCCCACGCGACGGGCGGCTGGCTCTCCATCATCCCGTGGTCCGCGGTGACCACGAAGACCGTCTTGTCGTAAATGCCCAGTTTCTTGTAGGCCTCGATCAGCTTGCCGACCTGCTTGTCGGCGTTCTCGAGCACGGGCGTCATCTTGTCGGGACTCCGTCGACCGCCTACCGCGTGGCCCGTGCCGTCCACCGCCGGCAGGTTGACGAGCAGTGCCCGAGGCTTCACGTCGTTGAGCATGACGATGGCGGCGTCCATGCCCCAGTCGTCGCCGGCCGTCGTGAGGGCCATGATCTTCCGCATGCTCTCCGCGGGAGGCCGCTGGCCTCTGACGAAATCACCTTCGCCGATGTCCGTGCTCGAGCCTTCCTCGCCCTGCTCACCGGCCGGGCGTCCCCCGATGAAGATGGAGTAATCGGCGCTGTCTCCGGCCAGCCCGGCCACCGCGTGGAACTTGTGGGCCCCGGCGGCGACCGTCCTGGCGTCGGGATAGCGTTCCCTGAGCGACTTCGCAATGCTCGGGACGTGATGGTCCGAGATCACCTTCGCAAACTCACCGTTCTCGATGGGCTGCGGCCGCGTGAGGTTGCTCTCCCGGTTCGTCGCGGGGTCCTTCCACGTGAACGCCACGATTCCGTGCGTGCGCGTAAAGCACCCGGTCGAAATGCTGGCGTGGCTCGGCGGGGTGTTGTTGACCACGCCCCCCACCCAGGCTCCGTCGTAGTACACGCCGTCGCCGATGAGCTTCTTCAGGTTCGGCATCGACGCCAGGCTCATGTAGTCCGGCCTCATGCCGTCGATCACCACGAGCGCCAGGTACTCGGCCGGCGCCGCGAACGCCTGGCAGGCCGCCGAGAATGCGCCTGCGAGAAGAACGCTGAGAAGAAGACGCCTCATCGCCGCCTCCCGAATCGCGAGGCCCCGTGGTACCACTTCGCGGGTGGAGGACGCAAGCCCCACCGACGGCGTCGAAGAG
The genomic region above belongs to Terriglobia bacterium and contains:
- a CDS encoding alkaline phosphatase family protein; amino-acid sequence: MRRLLLSVLLAGAFSAACQAFAAPAEYLALVVIDGMRPDYMSLASMPNLKKLIGDGVYYDGAWVGGVVNNTPPSHASISTGCFTRTHGIVAFTWKDPATNRESNLTRPQPIENGEFAKVISDHHVPSIAKSLRERYPDARTVAAGAHKFHAVAGLAGDSADYSIFIGGRPAGEQGEEGSSTDIGEGDFVRGQRPPAESMRKIMALTTAGDDWGMDAAIVMLNDVKPRALLVNLPAVDGTGHAVGGRRSPDKMTPVLENADKQVGKLIEAYKKLGIYDKTVFVVTADHGMMESQPPVAWETVDRAADKAAVGIVTSSGTGAIWISDSSKSKEVVDLIMAANPPAAAAGYYKAREGGEFVYKPADATAKSIDPGLAKTYAYLMSTIACPNGPDIFICSREMSRVPAGFPRRGKHYQLAWSTQHIPMVFAGPGVRKGVISHSPARLVDIAPTVLTLLGVQPKGMDGLPLADAMKTPGSALTQAQEQTNRTLIPLRDALRDQPKYEPGDNPTLPGRARAGGYRPSSRAPGGE